The genomic segment TCTTTCACCGAGAAACCCTCGCCGCCTTGCGCTACGCGCGCAAACTGGCCGTCAGCTCCCATTGCTCGGTCGAATTCGATTTCACGACGAGTGGCTTTGGAGTGTTGCAGCGAAGCAGTTGCAGCTCCGGCAGCTACAGCCAGACCGTATTCGATCCAGCCACTGGGGTCGCGGGCTACTCCGCCACCGGCCCGGACGGCATTACGCTGACCAGCACGCTGGACCCGCTCTACTTCGATGCCCTAGGACGCGTCGTGGACAGTACAGGCACGGCGACCGACGTCACGATCAGCATCGGAGGCATCGGAATTACAGCGCTGGGTGAGTCGGGGTTTATCTATGTGCCGTAGCCGCGCTCAAGCTTCAAGGATGAACCGCCTCCAGTGCGGCTTCTCCCTGATCGAGATGGTCATCGCAATTACCGTGCTCTCGATCGCACTCACGGGCACGATGATGGTGATGGATACTACGTTGCGCAGCAGCGCCGATCCCATGATCCGACATCAGGCGATCGTGATCGCCGAAACGTACATGGAAGAGATTTTCCTCCAGATGTACATCGATCCGGACCTCGACCAGGTCTCCGGTGCGGTTTGCCCTACTGCAGAAGCGAGTCGAGATCTCTACGACAATATCTGCGACTACGACGGCCTGAGTGATTCCGGAGCGACGGATCAGACCGGTGCGTCGATCACCGGCCTCGATGCCTACACGATCAACGTCGACGTCAACGTCAGCGCCACCCTCAACACTTTGACGACCAGCGCCCAGGTCTTGCGCATCGACATTGAGGTCTCGCATCCCTCCCTTGCGAGCCTCAGTGTCAGTGCCTATCGAACCAGGAACTGACCCATGTCGAGTCCGGGCAAGCGACGCAGGCTGACGGGGTTTACGACGATCGAACTGGTGATCGTCATCGCACTCATGGGAATCGTCGCAATCGGACTGTCGCGCTTGATCGCACTCCCCTTCTCGACCTATCGAGATCTCTCGCTGCGCGCCCAGCTCGTAGACTTCGCCGATGCTTCGATACGACGCATCGCCCGCGACCTGCGCCGGGCGCTGCCAAACAGCATCCGCGTCGCGGGCAGTGCAGAAACCATCGAATTCATTCGCGCACTCGACGGCGCACGCTATCGCCGAGATCCCGGTGACAATGGCGGCGGCAACGACCACACCGCTGCCAGCGACTGGTTGTCATTCGGTGGAGATACGGATTTCAATATCCTCGGGTCGTTTGCACATTTGCGCTTCACCTTGGGAACCCCCCTGAGCAGCGGCCATCGAATTGCGATCTACAGCACGGGAAGTGAGATCTACACCGATGCTGCCACTGATGCCAATCCGGGCACGGTGACCCCCGACGAAACGGACATCACCATCACCCAAGATGGCGACGAACAGCAGATCAACCTCTCGACATCCCATCAATTCTCTTATGAGTCTCCGGTTCAACGACTGTATGTAGTCGATACTCCGGTCACCTACGATTGTGATCTGTCCGGCAACACGCTGACGCGATATTGGTCCTACCCCATCGCTTCGAGTCAGCCAACGGATCCGAGCAGCCCTCCTCTGCTCGGCGCTACATCCTCTCTGATGAATAATCTGATCGAAAGCTGCAGCTTCGACTACGCGCCGGGGACTCCTCAGCGGGCAGGCCTGGTGACGATCGAATTGGTC from the Myxococcales bacterium genome contains:
- a CDS encoding prepilin-type N-terminal cleavage/methylation domain-containing protein is translated as MNRLQCGFSLIEMVIAITVLSIALTGTMMVMDTTLRSSADPMIRHQAIVIAETYMEEIFLQMYIDPDLDQVSGAVCPTAEASRDLYDNICDYDGLSDSGATDQTGASITGLDAYTINVDVNVSATLNTLTTSAQVLRIDIEVSHPSLASLSVSAYRTRN
- a CDS encoding type II secretion system protein, translated to MSSPGKRRRLTGFTTIELVIVIALMGIVAIGLSRLIALPFSTYRDLSLRAQLVDFADASIRRIARDLRRALPNSIRVAGSAETIEFIRALDGARYRRDPGDNGGGNDHTAASDWLSFGGDTDFNILGSFAHLRFTLGTPLSSGHRIAIYSTGSEIYTDAATDANPGTVTPDETDITITQDGDEQQINLSTSHQFSYESPVQRLYVVDTPVTYDCDLSGNTLTRYWSYPIASSQPTDPSSPPLLGATSSLMNNLIESCSFDYAPGTPQRAGLVTIELVVANGGERVRVLHQVHVDNSP